CACATCTCCACACTGTTAAAAGTGTTACTGGATGTAAGTGTTACTGTTATATCCCTATCTTAGGGCTCATATTAATGCTGAAGAAACAAGTTAAACTAGGACAGTAACGCTTGCCTGGATGGTGCTATCACAACTGCTTGTTATTCACTCAATATGTCAAAACTGCTTAATATCAGCAACTTAAATGGTGGAGACTGTGTATTACCATTTCCTTGAAGCAGTAAGTCTTTTTCATAATATACGTCAAGCATTGCTAATTGAAATTCAGTGAGTTATATATGAGTACAGTAGAAGATTAAAATCCTAACACTATTTGCAGATCTGACAGATCATCTACACTTGGCGAGTTAAAAGTCTAATCCCTTGGCAAATGAGACTGACATTTAGACCAGCTTAAGATTTGCTTGTAACTCTTGCAGCGTATTGTTTTATGAGTACAGAAGTAACCGTAGGCTTCCTAGCACTAACACAACCAGTGTTTAATGAAGAGGTCTCCCTATTCTTCCATTCTCAGTTGCTGTTTCTAGTAGAtccttgaaaaattaattagcTTTTTTGCAAACTGATGATTGTATCATACTGCCAGTTGTCCTTGAAGATACTTTTAAAACCTAAACTGGACACAGTTGATCAGAAATAAGAACCTCTCTTACGTTAACAAGAACGGGAGTTAACATTTTAAGAGTATTACTCTAACACTTTTGAAAGGCAAAACTGTTGAGATTTACAAGGAGCTTACTTTCTTTATATCTCTTCAGTTGATTGAAACTTCATAGTAAGTGTCTTACAATAGCTGTATATATGCCCTctgcatatatatgcacattCCCAAGTGCTGCAGTGGGTGTATGTAATAAAAGCCTACAGAAAAATGGTGCTTTAAGTGGGAATACCTGCTTGCTAGGAATTTGCTTCGCCACACATCACATTGTATAGACATGCGCTCCAGCTGTTCAGACAACTGAGACAGGTTCCGGCCCAAGACTTCATTTTCTAGGATAAGCTGATTTTTCTCACGAGCCATCCGTTCAAAGTGATACTGCAGATCATCTCCAACAGAAGCAACAAGTAGTTTCTTCAGCTCCCGATTCACCTAGAATTAGACCAAACTATCTGATCATTACCAATATAGATTGAAACACTTTCTGTATGCAGTGCAACTTAGGCAAGTTACTTTTTGATATGTGCAGTTTCTGTTTCCAGAATGGAATGGACCCAAAGGagagatctctttttttttttttttttaactaatcGTTGCGTTGAGGAGCAAAGTCTTTTTTCATAAAAGACATTTCCCTGCAGCCCTACAGTGCGTTTCTCCCAGGTTCGTGCTTTGATATTTCTATCTGCTGACAGAGACTTCTACTCTGTATAAGCTCAAAAGGAAAACGATTTGTTTCAAAGCTTCGGTGTCATAGTAGTTATCTTTGATTTTATCAGCAAACTAAATAAACcaaagcagctcagctgtgtgagaaaaaaaaaaccctttcatTTCTTACCTCTGTCTGTATACGCAGCTGATTAGAGAGACCTTCTTTATCCTGTAACAACCgcttttctgaattctttaGCTTTTCAATTGCATTTTTTAGCTCAGTCTGTTCTTTCTTGGGATCTGCAATCCCATCTGACTGATAGAAAGCATCTCCTTTATGTCCTGCCGATTTAGCTACTTTAGCATTTTTAGTTGGAACAACATGGGTGATAGCTGCTTTGGGGACTAATATACGCACAGCTTCCACCTCTACTGATTTATCAGCATGTATCTGCCCTAGCTGCAGAACTCCAGGACTCAGTGATGAGACTGCCTTTTTCTGCGGGCTGTGGCAGACGTGATGGTTTGTAGTGCTGGCTCCAGTGCTTACTTCCACCGATTCACCCGTCTGCTCTGTTTCCATGCCATCTCCAGGTCCTCGGATGGGTGACGAGGCATAGTCAACTACAATTCAGAAATAGTGGAAGAGGTTTACCATCTTAGTGTCATTGCAACTCTTCCCTTCATTTATGTACTTCAAAGgtgaaagttttaattttacaCCGCATGCATTAAACAGTCCTTTGCAGCAGGAGCTATCAAGCACAAATTAGAATCTAGAAAGCCTTTACTCAAGTGTGTGTTGCTAATTAAGACACATTCGCTGATGAATTGTATTAATTTCCTCCACAGAATATTAGCTAGATGCAGATATGATTAAGACTATTATGGAGAAAAACTCTTGACAACGTTACCTATGGACTGACAGCAAACTTCAGCTTTTGGAAGCTGACAAAAATCACAGCAGTCccatttaaaaatcattgaTATAAAGCTGCTATTAAGCTACATAGCTACTAACACCATAAAAAGTTTAAGAGGCTTTAAGGACTACGACGTGTTTTGAAGTAAAGGTTTAAAAAAGCCAACATGTCAGttgcacttcatttttaatcaatAGCCCCCAGTATTCCCAGCAAGGCTGCATTCTGGTCTAGATTCCCGAATTTGcctgaaattcattttactgAAGCTCACTAAGTTTTTGGCTGAGTTAAATGCTATTATAGCAAGGTTTCCTCACAGACGGTGCGGCAGGAAAGCTTCTTACAACACTGCTATGCATACTGCCGTTATTTCTCACACTGCGGGCAGTACCATGGGCCTGCATCCTCTGTCCTAATCCTAATGCTAGATTTCAAAAACGCAGTAGTGTTGCCATTACACTGCTCTACTTTCATGATTCAAGCAGCGCCAGCAATTTCCAAAGACCAGAGAAGACTATCAGACAAGGATATATGCATTTAACCGCGCGAGTGGCAAACGTGGTTTTCCAGACAAAACCGCATTAGGAAATCTTGTTGAATTAACTGCTCATTTCgtgcagtgaaaaacaaaagtcatACAACAATGAAGTCACAGAACGATTACctaaaagctaaagaaataaatccttAGAATTCAGGTTAAAGAACTTTTAATCCAGTCTGCTCAGATACCGCATCAAGCACCTACCTTTTTCTAGAGATGTCATTTTCTTGCTAGCAGTCGGCTCTTCTTAACTACGTAAGCCTGagcaggaaaggagaggagggaaaagcaTCTTCAGCAAGTGAAGTTAATCTTGGGTTACCCTGTTTCCTAGTACAACCTCTAAAGTTCAGTTCAGTGGCACACTGATACACTGTTTACTGTGAGCTATAAGCGCTAAATAATTTAGAAGGTAAAAAGCCCACgccaaaagaaatggaaaaaaaagatccagaaaagttaaaagaaagatACGAGACTTCTGGCATTTGCTGCTTCTGTCACTGAGGGCTGAGCTTCAGCTTCCATCTCTTGCTCGTCCAGTTCCAGTTTCCATTCCTCAGATTTCTCCTTCCAGactctttcctttttgcagGGAGCTCTCAGCCCACCCTCTGCAACTCCACCACACTCTCTCGAGCCCGAGCCCGAGCCCGAGCCCCAGCACGCGCCCCCAGACGTTACCAGCACACCCGCCTGCAGACTCCGCACCCGTCACCTCCGCCAGCGGCGCTGGGCAGCGGTTCCGGCTTCCGACTTCCGCTTCCGGCCGGAACCGCCTCGCGCCCAGCGCCGGGCGGGGCGTCGGTTGCCAGGGCCGCGGGA
The Numida meleagris isolate 19003 breed g44 Domestic line chromosome 1, NumMel1.0, whole genome shotgun sequence genome window above contains:
- the BLZF1 gene encoding golgin-45, whose protein sequence is MTSLEKVDYASSPIRGPGDGMETEQTGESVEVSTGASTTNHHVCHSPQKKAVSSLSPGVLQLGQIHADKSVEVEAVRILVPKAAITHVVPTKNAKVAKSAGHKGDAFYQSDGIADPKKEQTELKNAIEKLKNSEKRLLQDKEGLSNQLRIQTEVNRELKKLLVASVGDDLQYHFERMAREKNQLILENEVLGRNLSQLSEQLERMSIQCDVWRSKFLASRVMADELTNTRAILQRQTRDAQSAIQDLLNERDQFRQEMIHTQKLLEELMVSLQWGRQQTYYPSAQPYTTTELAAVNCKLAKAVSSHLLGNVGTSSPKKTSTAVEFCNTPAEKMAERVLRVLDPAARTETSTEASFSETSPSSFLSTKKNIGRFHPYTRYEDITFNCCDHCQGELIAL